A single region of the Nocardioides aurantiacus genome encodes:
- a CDS encoding DUF1761 family protein: MFTDVSVNWWGVVVALVALTILAGLYFTVVIGKVYNSAVGRPDDAPPGAGPLFIAGPLVCNLATVATSAVLISALEINELADGLLFGAIVGAGYLIAMVFQISINPVFARPVFYALINAPYFFIGSLLTGASLVLVG; encoded by the coding sequence ATGTTCACAGACGTGTCAGTCAACTGGTGGGGCGTAGTCGTCGCCTTGGTAGCCCTCACCATCCTCGCCGGCCTCTACTTCACCGTGGTTATCGGCAAGGTGTACAACTCCGCTGTCGGTCGACCAGACGATGCCCCTCCCGGCGCCGGTCCACTGTTCATCGCCGGCCCGCTCGTGTGCAATCTCGCCACCGTCGCGACCAGCGCTGTCCTCATCAGCGCCCTCGAGATCAATGAGCTCGCAGATGGGCTGTTGTTCGGGGCCATCGTTGGAGCTGGCTACCTGATCGCCATGGTCTTCCAGATCTCAATCAACCCGGTCTTCGCGCGCCCCGTGTTCTACGCACTGATCAACGCGCCGTACTTCTTCATCGGCAGTCTGCTCACCGGCGCGAGCCTCGTGCTGGTCGGGTAA
- a CDS encoding TetR/AcrR family transcriptional regulator, whose product MAAKRAPDQVESALGGEGAGGAEASVPTRVGRKRDHSRDVAILEATLDVLAEVGYAGLTIDLVASRAKAGKGAVYRRWSSKEEMVLEAVARTRPGEVSKEELPDTGTLRGDLLALFKPQPREETERRMKVMAALASMVLMHPDFDAAVNDTMVASWADSYRVLMRRAAQRGEISTSADIDTIADVIPSVAAYRALIQRRAFESDFLTTWIDGVILPALMHGAVATED is encoded by the coding sequence ATGGCCGCCAAGCGAGCGCCGGACCAGGTCGAGAGTGCGCTGGGTGGGGAGGGTGCCGGGGGCGCCGAGGCATCCGTCCCGACCAGGGTCGGTCGCAAGCGGGACCACTCGCGTGATGTGGCCATCTTGGAGGCCACGCTTGATGTACTCGCCGAGGTCGGCTACGCAGGCCTCACGATCGACCTCGTCGCGTCCCGGGCAAAGGCTGGCAAGGGGGCCGTCTACCGTCGTTGGTCCTCGAAAGAGGAGATGGTCCTCGAGGCTGTTGCACGAACGCGGCCCGGCGAGGTGTCGAAGGAAGAGTTGCCCGACACCGGGACGCTTCGCGGTGATCTCCTCGCACTGTTCAAGCCCCAACCGCGCGAGGAGACCGAGAGGCGGATGAAGGTGATGGCCGCACTGGCCTCCATGGTCCTCATGCATCCAGACTTCGACGCAGCGGTTAATGACACGATGGTGGCGTCGTGGGCTGATTCCTACCGCGTCTTGATGCGACGCGCCGCCCAACGCGGTGAGATCTCAACCAGCGCTGACATCGACACCATTGCCGACGTCATTCCGTCGGTTGCCGCATACCGTGCCCTGATTCAGCGACGAGCGTTCGAGAGCGATTTCCTGACGACGTGGATCGACGGAGTGATTCTTCCAGCCCTGATGCATGGAGCGGTCGCGACCGAAGACTGA
- a CDS encoding ANTAR domain-containing protein, producing the protein MNKVHHLEVALERRTVIGQATGIAMERYQLTPEVAMAVLRRLSQATNHKLHDIATDLVGTSILPPGAAEACEQAGTDVASSADP; encoded by the coding sequence TTGAACAAGGTCCACCATCTGGAAGTTGCTCTGGAGCGCCGCACCGTGATCGGTCAAGCCACCGGTATCGCCATGGAGCGTTACCAACTGACCCCCGAGGTGGCGATGGCTGTGCTGCGCAGATTGTCACAGGCGACGAACCACAAACTTCATGACATTGCGACGGATCTCGTCGGCACGTCCATACTCCCTCCTGGTGCCGCCGAGGCCTGCGAGCAAGCCGGGACCGATGTGGCCAGTTCCGCTGACCCGTGA
- a CDS encoding wax ester/triacylglycerol synthase family O-acyltransferase: protein MRHNRVKPVDAIWLDMDRVRNLMVIECVMFLEGPIDRVAFDRLLRERLIGIYPVFSRIPVKGHNPWSRSCWHDVPDLDLERHVREVRLPAPGDAAALQTYVSSFMATPLPRDRPLWEVHLVTGLDEGAAIYVRLHHALADGIALTQVLISLTETSAATGEDARDAHAPAGGRAPGADTGERVGSQARGVARSAGLRACAATVRTALRAVGVVAKLMLTRNPPSPLEGPVGAQKQAVWSEPVELQLIKDIAKASDATVNDVLVSALAGAVRRYQVERGAHAVDLPTMIPVSLRPLHLPPPPELGNRFAVVLLLLPSGVAGAAERLAETKRRMDKIKRSPEPVITFAIISGIGRLGRNVSNAFVTFFAGKATGVTTNVPGPREPRYLAGTRVTGLLGWVPGSATQTLGTCIFTYDGMVTIGLKTDAAVVPDPLVVLEAFRQEITDLSSVLATPKDEAVRGRLQDSAS, encoded by the coding sequence GTGAGACACAATCGCGTCAAGCCCGTCGACGCGATCTGGCTGGACATGGACCGAGTCCGCAACCTCATGGTCATCGAATGCGTGATGTTCCTCGAAGGTCCGATCGACCGGGTGGCATTCGATCGCCTGCTCCGCGAGCGACTCATTGGCATCTACCCCGTGTTCTCCCGAATCCCGGTCAAGGGTCATAACCCATGGTCAAGGTCTTGTTGGCACGATGTTCCCGACTTGGACCTCGAGCGACACGTGCGCGAGGTGCGGCTGCCTGCACCGGGCGACGCCGCCGCGCTCCAGACGTACGTCAGCTCATTCATGGCCACGCCGCTGCCGCGCGACCGCCCGCTCTGGGAAGTTCACTTGGTGACCGGTCTCGATGAGGGTGCCGCCATCTACGTACGACTGCACCACGCCCTTGCGGACGGCATCGCACTAACGCAGGTCTTGATCTCGCTCACCGAGACGTCTGCCGCCACCGGTGAAGATGCCCGTGACGCGCATGCGCCGGCGGGCGGTCGAGCCCCTGGTGCCGACACAGGAGAGAGGGTCGGGTCTCAGGCGCGGGGCGTTGCACGATCCGCCGGCCTCCGAGCGTGTGCAGCAACAGTCCGGACGGCGTTACGTGCGGTCGGCGTCGTTGCCAAGCTCATGCTGACTCGCAACCCGCCGTCGCCACTCGAAGGTCCTGTGGGCGCCCAGAAGCAAGCCGTGTGGTCCGAGCCGGTTGAACTGCAGCTCATCAAAGACATCGCCAAGGCCTCGGATGCGACCGTCAACGACGTCTTGGTCTCTGCGCTGGCCGGGGCCGTCAGGCGCTACCAGGTCGAGCGCGGTGCTCACGCTGTTGACTTGCCGACGATGATTCCGGTCAGCCTCCGCCCGTTGCACCTTCCTCCACCTCCCGAATTGGGAAACCGTTTTGCCGTCGTCCTCCTGCTGCTGCCGTCGGGAGTCGCAGGCGCCGCCGAACGTCTGGCGGAAACGAAGCGGCGCATGGACAAAATCAAACGTTCTCCCGAGCCCGTCATAACATTCGCGATCATTTCCGGAATCGGACGGTTGGGGCGGAATGTCAGCAACGCTTTCGTCACCTTCTTCGCGGGCAAGGCGACCGGCGTCACCACCAACGTTCCCGGGCCACGCGAGCCCCGCTACTTGGCAGGGACGCGTGTAACCGGACTGCTCGGCTGGGTGCCGGGGTCAGCAACACAGACCCTCGGAACTTGCATCTTCACCTACGACGGCATGGTGACAATCGGGCTCAAGACTGACGCCGCAGTGGTACCCGACCCGTTAGTTGTTCTTGAAGCCTTTCGACAGGAGATAACTGACCTGTCCAGTGTTCTGGCTACACCAAAAGATGAGGCCGTGCGCGGCCGCCTGCAAGACAGCGCCTCTTAA
- a CDS encoding VOC family protein, with amino-acid sequence MPITTTAHLNFRGNARAALDFYQSVFGGEVAAITFGDAHNVQSNGGLATAEEADQVMWGQVLADNGFHVMVYDVPSALSYDRGDKPVYVSVRGDAESADELTAYWNGLTDGATIQADLGPAPWGAPLYGMLTDRFGVVWVLDLQAQY; translated from the coding sequence ATGCCCATCACGACCACCGCCCACCTCAACTTCCGAGGCAACGCTCGCGCCGCGCTGGACTTCTACCAGTCCGTCTTCGGCGGCGAGGTCGCCGCCATCACCTTCGGCGACGCCCACAACGTGCAGAGCAACGGTGGTTTGGCCACCGCCGAGGAGGCCGATCAGGTCATGTGGGGACAGGTCCTCGCTGACAACGGGTTCCACGTCATGGTCTACGACGTTCCCTCTGCACTGTCCTACGACCGCGGCGACAAGCCCGTCTACGTCTCCGTGCGAGGCGACGCCGAATCTGCAGACGAGCTCACGGCCTACTGGAACGGGCTCACCGACGGTGCCACGATCCAGGCCGACCTCGGGCCCGCTCCCTGGGGTGCGCCGCTCTACGGGATGCTCACCGACCGCTTCGGAGTGGTCTGGGTCCTCGACCTGCAGGCGCAGTACTAG
- a CDS encoding response regulator transcription factor, protein MPTVEPSVGSRTVLIVDDVEESRDLLMWQLERDSQLHVIGQAADGQEAVARAAELQPDLVVLDLNMPRRDGLTTIPQLYNVAPRTRVVVLTSYNSQEALHAAADLGAVKCLLKGMRRADLLSALHRALGLAD, encoded by the coding sequence ATGCCCACCGTCGAGCCCTCGGTGGGTTCGCGCACAGTGCTCATAGTCGACGACGTCGAGGAGTCACGCGACCTGCTCATGTGGCAACTGGAGCGCGACTCGCAACTGCATGTGATCGGTCAGGCCGCCGACGGTCAGGAGGCGGTAGCTCGCGCCGCCGAACTTCAACCAGACCTGGTCGTTCTCGACCTGAACATGCCCAGACGCGACGGGCTGACGACCATTCCACAGTTGTACAACGTGGCGCCCCGCACCCGAGTCGTAGTCCTAACCAGCTACAACTCTCAGGAAGCCTTGCACGCGGCCGCCGATCTCGGAGCAGTGAAGTGCCTTCTCAAAGGCATGCGCCGCGCCGACTTGCTCAGTGCCCTTCACCGGGCACTAGGGCTAGCTGACTGA